The Kluyveromyces lactis strain NRRL Y-1140 chromosome B complete sequence genome contains a region encoding:
- the UTP21 gene encoding rRNA-processing protein UTP21 (highly similar to uniprot|Q06078 Saccharomyces cerevisiae YLR409C UTP21 Possible U3 snoRNP protein involved in maturation of pre-18S rRNA based on computational analysis of large-scale protein-protein interaction data) → MTVDGSLKKRRVGSSGAVRKHASRIFSPYRIVGNVSTGVPYAIGTLGTTFYIVTSVGKSFQIFDANNLHLLFVSDKETEGDITCLAAHFHYVYASFKNKVGIYKRGKLEHLIELPDPNTVVTKINVFGEYLIASTDNNVVYIYKKNSPSDKFATELYTNFTIGKLQGGDIVDLVHLPTYVNKLLVVTKSNFTLFNVRTGKQLYTSDEFPDEITTAEPAPALDIVAFGTSSGEVILFNLRKGKKIRTIKTPTRISSISFRTDGASHISVASTSGDLIFYDLDHRSRVQVLKGIHKEVNGGVARASFLNGQPIVVTCGGDNQLKEFVFDPSLSQGDSEVVIQPARLLRSRGGHSQPPSSIAFADDQSHFILSASKDRSLWGFSLRKDAQSQELSQRLHKNKDGNRIGGSTIGEKFPEITSIVIENNRQGQWENILTVHKGEKFARTWNSRTKRVGRWTIPTNDEGFAKSVAISQCGNFGLVGSSNGGISVHNLQSGQKRKVYRLHKKAVTGIAMDGMNRKMVSCGLDGIVGFYDFSKSTFLGKLKLDSPITSMVYHRSSDLFALALDDLSIVVVDSVTQKVVRQLWGHSNRISSFDFSPDGRWIVSSSLDSTIRTWDLPTGGCIDGMKVENVITNIKFSPNGDLLATTSVSGNGISLWANRAQFISVSTRQIDEEEFATVMLPNVSGDGGSNFLEGAFDTEEDDSEDLFGKYDSMEQIDKDLLTLSLGPRNKMNILLNLDIIKQRSKPKEAPVKPEQAPFFLQLAKDKVGDEASAREGAENLSLDSSKLQQERNAAKANAASELNKFKPSGKLGAQFESDFTKLLREGSQKNDYSAFLDELVQMTPSNIDLEIRSLKAFQPFDELCRFIESLAQGLATNKNFELYEAYITILFRVHGDVIHSNNTNQNIKTALQHWDTNHRKGQSLDELVKFCGSVLSFVSTST, encoded by the coding sequence GGTTCTTCCGGCGCTGTTAGGAAACATGCTTCCAGAATATTTTCTCCGTATAGAATTGTAGGTAATGTATCTACTGGAGTTCCTTATGCGATTGGTACCCTAGGTACGACCTTCTACATTGTGACTTCTGTTGGTAAGTCGTTTCAGATCTTTGATGCCAATAATTTGCATCTGCTATTCGTTTCAGATAAGGAGACAGAGGGAGACATTACTTGTTTGGCAGCGCATTTTCATTACGTTTATGCAAGTTTTAAGAATAAAGTTGGGATCTATAAGAGAGGTAAGCTAGAACATTTGATTGAATTACCTGATCCAAATACCGTGGTGACCAAAATTAACGTTTTCGGTGAATATTTGATTGCTTCTACAGATAATAATGTTGTTTATATCTATAAGAAAAATTCCCCATCTGATAAATTCGCTACTGAATTATACACCAATTTCACCATTGGTAAGTTACAAGGTGGTGATATTGTTGATTTGGTGCATTTACCAACATATGTTAACAAGTTGCTCGTTGTGACTAAGTCTAATTTCACCTTGTTTAACGTTCGGACCGGAAAACAATTGTACACTTCCGATGAGTTCCCCGATGAGATCACCACTGCTGAACCTGCACCTGCTTTAGACATCGTTGCCTTTGGTACATCATCTGGTGAAGttattttattcaatttgcGTAAGGGTAAGAAAATCAGAACCATTAAAACGCCGACgagaatttcttcaatctctttCAGAACGGATGGTGCTTCTCATATCTCAGTAGCATCAACCAGTGgtgatttgatcttttatGACTTAGATCATCGCTCACGTGTTCAAGTGTTAAAAGGCATTCACAAGGAAGTGAATGGTGGTGTTGCAAGAGCATCATTCTTGAACGGTCAGCCGATCGTTGTCACTTGTGGTGGTGACAACCAGTTAAAAGAGTTTGTTTTCGATCCATCCTTATCGCAAGGTGACTCTGAAGTGGTCATTCAACCAGCCAGATTATTAAGGTCAAGAGGTGGTCACTCTCAACCTCCATCCTCTATTGCATTTGCTGACGATCAATCTCATTTCATTCTTTCTGCTTCAAAAGATAGATCTTTATGGGGGTTTTCCTTAAGAAAAGATGCACAATCGCAGGAATTATCGCAGCGTCTGCATAAGAATAAAGATGGAAATAGGATTGGTGGAAGCACCATTGGTGAGAAGTTCCCTGAGATTACATCAATAGTCATCGAAAATAACAGACAAGGCCAATGGGAAAACATCTTGACGGTTCATAAAGGGGAAAAGTTTGCAAGAACATGGAACTCGAGAACAAAAAGAGTTGGTAGGTGGACAATCCCAACTAATGATGAGGGGTTTGCGAAGAGCGTAGCTATATCACAATGTGGTAACTTTGGTTTAGTTGGCTCTTCAAACGGTGGTATTAGTGTTCACAACTTACAAAGTGGACAGAAGAGAAAGGTTTATCGTTTACATAAGAAGGCAGTTACTGGTATTGCAATGGATGGTATGAACAGAAAGATGGTGTCATGTGGGTTAGATGGTATTGTCGGATTTTATGACTTTTCCAAAAGCACTTTTTTGGGAAAGTTAAAGTTGGATTCACCTATAACATCAATGGTATACCATCGATCATCTGACCTCTTCGCATTAGCATTAGATGACCTTTCCATTGTTGTCGTAGATTCGGTTACTCAAAAAGTGGTCCGTCAACTCTGGGGGCATTCCAATAgaatttcatcatttgaCTTCTCACCTGATGGACGTTGGATCGTTTCTTCGTCATTAGATTCCACAATTAGAACCTGGGATTTACCAACAGGTGGATGTATAGACGGTATGAAAGTGGAAAATGTCATCACTAACATTAAATTCTCACCAAATGGTGACTTATTGGCTACCACTAGTGTATCTGGTAATGGTATTTCCCTCTGGGCTAATAGAGCTCAGTTCATTTCAGTATCAACCAGACAGATcgacgaagaagaatttgcCACTGTTATGCTTCCAAACGTTTCCGGAGATGGTGGTTCCAACTTTTTGGAAGGGGCTTTTGATACAGAGGAAGATGATTCCGAAGATCTCTTTGGTAAATATGACTCGATGGAGCAAATTGATAAAGATTTATTGACTCTTTCTTTGGGACCAAGGAACAAGATGAATATCTTACTCAATCTCGATATAATTAAACAACGTTCGAAACCAAAGGAGGCTCCAGTTAAACCAGAGCAGGCTCCATTCTTCTTACAACTTGCAAAAGATAAGGTGGGCGATGAGGCTTCAGCCAGGGAAGGCGCTGAGAATTTGAGTTTGGATTCCTCTAAACTACAACAGGAGCGAAATGCTGCCAAAGCTAATGCTGCTAGTGAACTgaataaattcaaaccTTCAGGAAAACTTGGTGCTCAGTTCGAATCTGATTTCACTAAGCTACTTAGAGAAGGTTCGCAGAAAAACGATTATTCAGCATTCCTTGACGAATTAGTCCAGATGACTCCCTCAAATATTGATTTGGAGATTCGTTCTTTGAAAGCTTTTCAACCATTTGATGAGCTATGTCGGTTCATTGAAAGTTTGGCTCAAGGTTTGGCTACCAACAAGAACTTTGAGTTATATGAGGCATATATTACCATCTTATTCAGAGTGCATGGTGATGTAATTCATTCTAATAACAcaaatcaaaatatcaagacTGCTCTGCAACATTGGGATACCAATCACCGCAAGGGCCAATCATTGGATGAATTGGTAAAATTCTGCGGCAGCGTATTAAGTTTTGTATCCACCTCTACTTAA
- the VAM6 gene encoding Vam6p (similar to uniprot|Q07468 Saccharomyces cerevisiae YDL077C VAM6 Protein involved in vacuolar morphogenesis) produces MLTTRRISSTVLEDVQCLGRLSSWDKTVVIRKNGDFDIYTNEGLHTYRKLWNEPILDMGYSEALSTLFVQCEQSLVLFNVGNMEQYDKIIDRRGILKFWCLENRCDNEIDQKTVVVILLNTKVPRLKIFIWVSRKFSKVVEIQLSSKRETIASVALVDQGAVIATNHGIYIWKTGSSVLTSIDSVVTPKWSASLSASLKVLHNSVDGTTRNDNESLTESHTWSSIANLWSSDRRRTRSCRALRYLFGPNHNVCILLDGQSQRLLELQSSDEGLFYLKALPYDHFFQVNFDFNACEYLGSNFIVLYNTSTIWVVDYEQGFEYLKVRVTDGIKRVFQQSPVEIMVWTLSDVIEIYRIDVDEDLDMKTDTLGGSMFDLNLETLEKRIVFYKSILKSNYISSMNITDDDSETRISYTMKLRDLYIVYALQIFDKAQKLHSKGEKIGLNANTTNIYEKMSYQIFRIFLQFLAPPVLIISFCFPDNCEIIRRKFAIKNQFFRETSTELSAALIRKGFLPYLTETRRHVKNISKEKDTYWSYNDVSLKLTLSFFESHNQAELSVANILTIIDTTLFEMYVKYNRSMVGPLVRVDNNCDFDTVEEILNKENMVHELIDFYYFNNEHRKALDLLTEILDRTGDLKPGIKTLVIEYLKNLEFTDLDLVFQYSDYLLEKFPDESFDIIMLLFLRPLPFSKELDHQRIYEYIDSKRSDLSLSYLEFVVGELQSSETVIFCTLLKRYLEHINNSSTVRKLHAVLKSSKNYDAKRVLKILRNAMNGYDNINSLELRALKYITVYPINMLGDHQTALTILWGELHDYQQSSDYCNTVYQNDNDAGTLLLMEFLDKIIVFDNGHKKPQFLKLFLIEHGSKLQSDKVLLKLPEDMPIADLSSFFHMELKKNTAEQNQLKLLKDILYSELTKANFKLANVLSEFFIFSEERKCPICGKLLKNTSADSLAIMTYRNKTYVMYSSCAKKLQAKIKHDEEPFNAKRIPLLSELL; encoded by the coding sequence ATGCTCACGACTAGACGTATATCGAGTACCGTGCTTGAAGATGTTCAATGTCTCGGTCGATTGAGTTCATGGGATAAGACCGTTGTGATTAGGAAGAATGGCGACTTCGATATATATACCAATGAGGGATTGCACACCTATAGAAAACTGTGGAATGAACCAATACTAGATATGGGTTACTCAGAGGCATTGTCTACCTTGTTTGTCCAATGTGAGCAGAGTTTGGTTTTATTTAACGTAGGAAACATGGAACAGTACGACAAGATTATTGACAGAAGGGGAATACTGAAGTTCTGGTGTTTAGAAAACCGCTGCGATAATGAAATAGATCAGAAGACAGTGGTGGTGATTCTGCTCAATACGAAGGTACCGAGGCTGAAGATATTCATTTGGGTTTCGAGgaagttttccaaagtgGTTGAAATACaattatcttcaaaacgTGAAACCATTGCGTCCGTCGCTCTTGTAGACCAAGGTGCTGTGATCGCCACCAACCATGGCATTTATATTTGGAAGACTGGCAGCAGTGTTTTGACTAGTATTGACAGCGTTGTAACGCCAAAATGGTCTGCTTCTCTATCTGCGTCACTCAAGGTTCTACATAATTCGGTGGACGGTACCACAAGAAATGATAACGAATCACTCACTGAATCCCATACCTGGTCTTCTATAGCGAATTTATGGTCATCTGATAGAAGACGAACACGATCGTGCCGGGCATTGAGGTACCTTTTCGGACCAAACCATAATGTCTGTATTTTACTAGATGGTCAATCTCAGAGATTACTGGAGTTACAATCATCAGACGAAGGCTTATTCTATTTGAAAGCTCTGCCATACGACcatttcttccaagttaattttgatttcaacGCTTGCGAATACTTGGGATCGAATTTCATTGTGCTATATAATACTTCCACGATATGGGTAGTAGATTATGAGCAAGGTTTCGAGTACCTTAAAGTGAGAGTTACTGATGGTATCAAAAGAGTTTTCCAACAAAGCCCGGTGGAGATAATGGTATGGACTTTATCTGATGTTATTGAAATCTATAGAATTGACGTAGATGAGGACTTAGATATGAAGACTGATACTTTAGGTGGGTCAatgtttgatttgaatCTCGAAACTCttgagaaaagaatagTGTTTTATAAAAGCATTCTTAAGTCAAActatatttcttcaatgaacATAACAGACGATGATAGCGAGACGAGAATCTCGTATACTATGAAGTTAAGAGATTTGTATATCGTCTATGCACTAcaaatctttgataaaGCGCAAAAATTGCATTCTAAAGGTGAGAAGATCGGATTGAATGCCAATACGACAAATATatatgagaaaatgagCTATCAGATATTCCgaatatttcttcagttCCTTGCTCCCCCTGTACTGATAATATCCTTCTGTTTCCCTGACAATTGTGAAATTATTCGTCGTAAATTCGCTATCAAAAACCAATTTTTTAGAGAGACATCTACGGAGCTGTCAGCTGCACTCATCAGGAAGGGTTTCTTACCATATTTGACTGAAACAAGAAGGCATGTGAAGAATAtatccaaagaaaaagacacGTATTGGTCATACAATGATGTTTCATTGAAACTCACTTTGTCATTTTTTGAGAGTCATAATCAAGCTGAACTTTCCGTCGCCAATATACTCACCATAATTGATACTACTCTCTTTGAGATGTATGTTAAATACAACAGATCGATGGTCGGACCATTGGTTAGAGTGGATAATAACTGCGACTTTGATACTGTGGAGGAAATTTTAAACAAGGAGAACATGGTTCATGAACTTATAGatttttattattttaaCAATGAACACAGAAAGGCGTTGGACCTGCTAACGGAAATTTTGGATCGCACTGGTGATTTGAAACCTGGAATAAAAACATTGGTGATCGAATACCTCAAGAATCTTGAATTCACGGATTTGGATCTTGTATTCCAATACTCGGACTATTTGTTAGAAAAATTCCCTGATGAATCATTTGACATTATCATGTTATTATTTCTACGTCCTTTGCCATTTAGCAAAGAGCTTGATCACCAGAGAATATATGAATACATAGACAGCAAACGATCGGATCTGTCACTTTCATATCTAGAATTTGTCGTCGGTGAATTACAATCCTCAGAAACGGTGATTTTCTGTACACTCTTGAAACGTTACCTAGAGCACATCAACAACTCTAGCACTGTAAGAAAGCTACATGCTGTTTTGAAATCGTCAAAAAATTATGACGCAAAACGTGTGTTGAAAATACTTCGGAATGCTATGAATGGCTATGACAACATCAATTCTTTAGAATTAAGAGCTTTAAAATACATCACAGTATACCCAATCAATATGTTAGGAGATCATCAGACGGCGTTAACAATATTGTGGGGAGAGCTCCATGATTACCAGCAGAGTTCAGACTACTGTAATACAGTCTACCAGAATGATAATGATGCAGGCACCTTATTGTTAATGGAGTTTTTGGATAAGATCATCGTTTTTGACAATGGACATAAAAAGCCTCAGTTCCTCAAACTGTTTCTGATTGAGCATGGATCTAAACTACAGAGCGACAAGGTGCTTTTGAAACTTCCGGAGGATATGCCAATCGCTGACTTGTCTAGTTTCTTCCAcatggaattgaaaaagaatacagCCGAACAAAACCAGCTCAAACTACTGAAGGACATTTTGTATTCTGAGTTGACTAAGGCAAATTTCAAACTTGCTAATGTGTTAAGTGaatttttcatattttcGGAGGAAAGAAAATGTCCTATTTGTGGGAAGCTTTTAAAAAATACATCCGCAGACTCATTAGCTATCATGACATACAGAAATAAAACGTATGTTATGTATTCAAGCTGTGCCAAAAAGTTACAGGCAAAGATTAAACACGATGAAGAACCATTTAACGCCAAACGGATTCCATTATTATCTGAGCTACTTTGA
- the BLS1 gene encoding Bls1p (similar to YLR408c), translating into MMSNERTLLNQLIKSKTDTVGSEILKEIEGNDEYIKDVQLKKLKELHDKKFKEKGVTPLIRLYEKYNACALNDGDLQNWAELIDRDIRILEGTIKILEDESNEG; encoded by the coding sequence ATGATGTCAAATGAACGGACTTTGTTGAATCAATTAATCAAATCGAAAACTGATACAGTTGGAAGtgaaatattgaaagagatCGAAGGCAATGACGAGTATATAAAGGATGTACAGCTAAAGAAGCTTAAAGAGCTGCACGATAAGAAATTTAAAGAGAAAGGTGTAACACCATTGATTAGATTATATGAGAAATATAATGCCTGTGCTCTGAATGATGGGGATTTACAGAATTGGGCTGAATTGATAGATAGAGACATACGAATATTGGAAGGTACCATAAAAATCCTGGAAGATGAATCAAATGAAGGGTAG
- the GAG1 gene encoding Gag1p (similar to uniprot|Q06070 Saccharomyces cerevisiae YLR407W Protein of unknown function green fluorescent protein (GFP)-fusion protein localizes to the cell periphery): protein MSTDMAFRTRSQGSTGSSGSLKRSVKKFMGKLMRTVKHVAHETLDDSDTDYDYGTVDNMFIGPVTAENNKADCNRPQNLQNDAIHENRLSSNSETLAFRSETDGYSADTSEAANCDECIQDFESFDPVEECAKLRQRQPDGVPFIKGPEIWEKRRQLWLKVTPENTLAHSEKSRAMFSDISPKKYGPIYKRLVMEDAHLRKNLNLQDVIKVIDAGWVETSKWDRAAQGAA, encoded by the coding sequence ATGTCTACTGATATGGCGTTTCGAACCCGCTCCCAGGGTAGTACTGGAAGCTCCGGCAGCTTAAAGCGTTCGGTTAAAAAATTTATGGGGAAACTTATGCGTACCGTTAAACATGTTGCACACGAGACTTTGGACGATAGTGATACAGACTACGATTATGGAACTGTTGATAATATGTTTATCGGACCAGTAACTGCTGAGAACAATAAAGCTGACTGTAACCGTCCACAAAACTTACAAAATGATGCTATACATGAGAACAGACTGAGCAGCAACTCCGAGACTCTGGCATTCAGATCAGAAACGGACGGCTATTCAGCCGATACTAGTGAAGCTGCTAACTGCGATGAATGCATACAGgattttgaatcttttgacCCTGTTGAAGAGTGCGCGAAGCTACGACAACGTCAACCTGATGGCGTCCCCTTCATTAAAGGTCCTGAAATCTGGGAAAAAAGAAGACAGCTTTGGCTGAAAGTGACGCCCGAAAACACTTTGGCTCACTCAGAGAAGTCAAGAGCAATGTTTTCAGATATCAGCCCAAAGAAATATGGGCCTATCTATAAACGTTTGGTTATGGAAGACGCACATCTAAGGAAAAACCTAAACCTTCAAGATGTCATTAAAGTTATAGACGCTGGTTGGGTGGAAACATCAAAATGGGACCGTGCTGCCCAAGGCGCTGcatga
- the RXT3 gene encoding Rxt3p (similar to uniprot|Q07458 Saccharomyces cerevisiae YDL076C RXT3), which translates to MSDELYRKTQNRIYSMQETLLNSSRESKQARDQDTGKIGSSSSEEAVAAPANTQNVADESSQTGEPENNTTLETAAPDSKPEDDEDEIDVNSKSVLEYTEKNYALQRRPLATLEYDSMRVGVFPGDPKLEALPFPYNFKTIRSPRPFIPRMSHNHINSILTIQIDSIYLQQVARSENIRYQNREIWGTDIYTDDSDIILVLQHCGVLPFSEPLDQNSNGKPSNVHSLKTKLRRTPTNMSDQNSVTGAIPEREIPFAIKVDILMLPPLQGYASSTRNNITSREWTGQVHDGLSFGIFHVDIVVMDNTLNEIQQSDKTKSLKW; encoded by the coding sequence ATGAGTGATGAGTTGTACAGAAAAACCCAAAACAGGATATACAGCATGCAAGAGACACTGCTGAATAGTTCTAGGGAGTCCAAACAGGCCCGAGATCAGGATACGGGTAAAATCggatcatcatcatcagaagaagcagTTGCTGCACCGGCTAATACACAGAATGTTGCAGATGAAAGTTCCCAAACAGGGGAACCTGAAAACAACACTACCCTTGAAACTGCAGCTCCAGACAGCAAACctgaagatgacgaagacGAAATAGACGTAAACTCTAAATCTGTCCTTGAATATACAGAGAAGAATTACGCACTACAGCGGCGCCCTTTGGCCACCTTGGAGTACGACTCCATGAGAGTTGGTGTTTTTCCTGGGGATCCGAAATTGGAAGCCCTTCCATTCCCTTATAATTTCAAGACCATCAGATCTCCGAGACCTTTTATTCCAAGGATGTCTCATAACCATATCAACTCAATCCTTACAATACAGATCGATTCCATATATTTACAACAAGTGGCCCGTAGTGAGAACATACGGTACCAAAACCGAGAGATATGGGGCACAGATATATATACCGACGATTCGGATATTATATTAGTACTTCAACACTGTGGAGTTTTGCCATTTTCTGAACCATTGGATCAAAACAGCAATGGCAAGCCATCCAATGTTCACTCTTTGAAAACTAAATTGAGAAGAACTCCTACAAATATGTCGGACCAAAATAGTGTGACAGGAGCAATCCCAGAACGTGAAATTCCATTTGCGATCAAAGTGGACATCCTAATGTTACCACCTCTTCAAGGTTATGCGTCATCCACGAGAAATAATATCACATCCAGAGAATGGACAGGGCAAGTCCATGACGGTTTGTCGTTCGGAATTTTCCATGTTGATATTGTGGTGATGGACAACACATTAAATGAGATACAACAATCTGACAAGACTAAGTCACTAAAGTGGTAA
- the RPL31B gene encoding 60S ribosomal protein eL31 (highly similar to uniprot|P04649 Saccharomyces cerevisiae YDL075W RPL31A and to YLR406C uniprot|P04649 Saccharomyces cerevisiae YLR406C RPL31B, Protein component of the large (60S) ribosomal subunit), whose amino-acid sequence MAGLKDVVTREYTINMHKRLHGVSFKKRAPKAVKEIKKFAKLHMGTDDVRLDPKLNQEIWKRGIKGVPFRLRLRISRRRNEEEDAKNPLFSYVEPVVVASAKGLHTVVVDEDEA is encoded by the exons ATGGCCGGTTTGAAAGACGTCGTTACTCGTGAATACACCATCAACATGCACAAAAGA TTGCACGGTGTTTCCTTCAAGAAGAGAGCCCCAAAGGCTGTGAAGGAAATTAAGAAGTTCGCCAAGTTGCACATGGGTACCGACGATGTCAGATTAGACCCAAAGTTGAACCAAGAGATCTGGAAGAGAGGTATCAAGGGTGTTCCATTCAGATTGAGATTGAGAATCtctagaagaagaaacgaagaagaagacgcCAAGAACCCATTGTTCTCCTACGTCGAACCAGTCGTCGTTGCCTCCGCTAAGGGTTTGCACACCGTTGTCGTTGACGAAGACGAAGCTTAA
- the DUS4 gene encoding tRNA dihydrouridine synthase (highly similar to uniprot|Q757D8 Ashbya gossypii AER075W AER075Wp and similar to YLR405W uniprot|Q06063 Saccharomyces cerevisiae YLR405W DUS4 Dihydrouridine synthase member of a widespread family of conserved proteins including Smm1p Dus1p and Dus3p), which produces MSLSVQLPTAKKLTKKNDPLHIIKTRSQTHCRPATIAGPMVRYSKLAFRQTCRQYDVDIVYTPMILAREFVRNGHARMADFTTCDEDSPLIVQVGVNNVPDLLKFTEMVYPYCDGIGINCGCPIREQVREGIGSALIYNGELLCDMVKAVKDKYRDSVRLETKIRIHDDVKDTVKLCDDLCEAGVDWITVHGRTRTTRSSVPVNLDAIKFIRENMKYQDVPLVANGDCFTLNDCYRISEYTKVDGVMAVRGLLCNPALFDGYDKCPWGAVELFVHYAMQFGGLPYQLLQHHLYTMLENMGLDKLLLKELMEIKNTAHLIDWLDEMFVLKRKGDPGFSKVVEMPFRDSQPKI; this is translated from the coding sequence ATGTCATTGTCAGTGCAGCTTCCTACCGCTAAGAAGctaacaaaaaaaaatgatcCATTGCATATTATTAAAACTAGAAGTCAGACACACTGCAGACCAGCGACTATCGCAGGACCGATGGTTAGGTACTCTAAGCTTGCATTTAGACAAACATGTCGTCAATACGACGTCGATATCGTGTACACTCCGATGATCTTGGCTAGAGAATTCGTTAGAAACGGACACGCACGTATGGCTGACTTTACCACATGTGACGAGGATTCGCCCCTGATTGTTCAAGTAGGTGTAAACAATGTTCCCGATCTTTTAAAGTTTACTGAAATGGTCTATCCATATTGTGATGGGATTGGTATTAATTGTGGGTGTCCCATTCGTGAACAAGTTAGGGAAGGTATCGGTTCTGCGTTGATTTACAATGGGGAACTATTATGTGATATGGTAAAAGCTGTCAAAGATAAATATAGGGACTCTGTAAGATTGGAGACTAAGATCAGAATTCACGACGATGTTAAAGACACTGTTAAATTGTGCGATGATTTATGCGAAGCTGGTGTAGATTGGATAACAGTTCATGGCAGAACGAGAACAACAAGATCGTCGGTACCTGTAAACTTAGATGCAATCAAATTCATTAGAGAGAACATGAAATACCAGGATGTTCCACTGGTAGCAAACGGAGATTGTTTCACTCTTAATGATTGCTATCGTATATCTGAATACACAAAAGTTGATGGCGTTATGGCTGTGCGAGGCTTACTATGCAATCCTGCATTATTCGACGGCTATGATAAGTGTCCATGGGGTGCTGTAGAGCTATTTGTTCATTATGCAATGCAATTTGGCGGACTGCCGTACCAATTGTTGCAACATCATCTATACACTATGCTGGAAAATATGGGGTTAGACAAACTGTTATTAAAAGAACTCATGGAGATAAAAAATACAGCTCATCTAATAGACTGGCTCGATGAGATGTTTGTTCTAAAGCGGAAAGGTGACCCAGGATTTTCCAAAGTAGTTGAGATGCCGTTCAGAGACTCTCAACCAAAGATCTGA